A single Desulfovibrio piger DNA region contains:
- a CDS encoding glycosyltransferase gives MPACPLVTVLLPVWNGASLPLPAGGEEPLRVAIRSLARQEPAPDAPVPSFEVLAVDDGSTDGTAALLDVLAAEHPCLRVLHRPHEGLPGALNAGLAAARGALVARMDADDVCHPQRLALQAAWMAAHPGTGLLATRVHFGGDRETARGFAHFVDWQNGLLDHEAISRNRFRDTPVSHPSVMFRRELPRLHGGYADGFFAEDWELWLRWLHAGVRMAKLPQELLVWNDPPRRATRSDSRYCEAANNRLRALWLARWLERHNPWHPRVYLLGAGRVARRRLAPLWEKGVQVAAFVDIDPKKIGQRVRGVPVIGRDGLPGPGRCFLLNALTAHGADEDAARWLAAAGYGPEQWLLV, from the coding sequence ATGCCCGCCTGCCCGCTGGTGACCGTCCTGCTGCCGGTCTGGAACGGCGCTTCCCTGCCCCTGCCGGCCGGGGGGGAAGAGCCCCTGCGCGTGGCCATCCGTTCCCTGGCCCGGCAGGAGCCCGCGCCGGATGCCCCTGTGCCGTCCTTTGAAGTGCTGGCCGTCGATGACGGCTCCACGGACGGCACGGCGGCCCTGCTGGATGTCCTGGCGGCGGAACATCCCTGCCTGCGCGTCCTGCACCGGCCCCACGAGGGCCTGCCCGGCGCGCTCAATGCCGGTCTTGCGGCCGCCCGGGGCGCGCTCGTCGCCCGCATGGACGCCGACGATGTCTGCCATCCGCAACGTCTGGCCCTGCAGGCCGCCTGGATGGCGGCGCATCCCGGAACGGGCCTGCTGGCCACACGGGTACATTTTGGCGGCGACCGGGAGACGGCGCGCGGCTTTGCCCATTTCGTGGACTGGCAGAACGGCCTGCTGGACCATGAGGCCATCAGCCGCAACCGTTTCCGCGATACGCCCGTCAGTCATCCCTCGGTCATGTTCCGGCGCGAGCTGCCCCGGCTGCACGGCGGCTATGCCGACGGCTTTTTCGCCGAGGACTGGGAACTGTGGCTGCGCTGGCTGCACGCCGGTGTGCGCATGGCCAAGCTGCCGCAGGAACTGCTGGTCTGGAACGATCCGCCGCGCCGGGCCACCCGCAGCGACAGCCGCTATTGCGAGGCCGCCAACAACCGGCTGCGCGCCCTCTGGCTGGCCCGCTGGCTGGAGCGCCACAACCCCTGGCATCCGCGGGTCTATCTGCTGGGCGCGGGCAGGGTGGCACGCCGCCGTCTGGCACCCCTGTGGGAAAAAGGCGTGCAGGTGGCCGCCTTCGTGGACATCGATCCCAAAAAGATCGGGCAGCGGGTGCGCGGCGTGCCGGTCATCGGCCGGGACGGCCTGCCCGGGCCGGGCCGCTGTTTCCTGCTCAACGCCCTCACCGCCCACGGCGCCGACGAGGATGCCGCCCGCTGGCTGGCCGCCGCCGGGTACGGCCCGGAGCAGTGGCTGCTGGTCTGA
- the aroL gene encoding shikimate kinase AroL encodes MSLIYLVGPRACGKTTLGKALSEVLDVPYCDTDHHLCQRLGMDVATMVERWGWEGFRSRESESLRLASEELAGRGVVATGGGMVLAEANRRYMREHGRVFFLSAPAEVLAARLRRNPLEAQRPSLTGKSLDAEVREVLEARLPLYRDAAHHELDARRSITELCLAVRTLLRQ; translated from the coding sequence ATGTCCCTGATCTATCTTGTGGGCCCGCGGGCCTGCGGCAAGACCACGCTGGGCAAGGCCCTGTCCGAAGTGCTGGACGTGCCCTACTGCGATACGGACCACCATCTCTGCCAGCGTCTGGGCATGGACGTGGCCACCATGGTGGAGCGCTGGGGCTGGGAGGGCTTCCGCAGCCGCGAGAGCGAATCCCTGCGCCTGGCCAGCGAGGAGCTGGCGGGCCGCGGCGTGGTGGCCACCGGCGGCGGCATGGTGCTGGCCGAGGCCAACCGGCGCTACATGCGCGAGCATGGCCGGGTCTTCTTTTTGTCCGCCCCGGCGGAGGTGCTGGCCGCCCGCCTGCGGCGCAACCCGCTGGAGGCCCAGCGCCCCAGCCTCACCGGCAAGAGCCTGGACGCCGAGGTGCGCGAGGTGCTGGAAGCCCGCCTGCCCCTGTACCGGGACGCCGCCCATCACGAACTGGACGCCCGCCGGAGCATCACGGAACTGTGCCTGGCGGTGCGGACCCTGCTGCGTCAGTAA